A window of Corallococcus macrosporus DSM 14697 contains these coding sequences:
- a CDS encoding tetratricopeptide repeat protein, whose protein sequence is MAGTTKTEKIRQKELSQPDSFQKVGTEASDWLAQRQKIIGLAAGVLILGGVGVAIASEVSKRGEEKASMALGQALTVLNRPVEGVQPAQPGDTEPAFKTVKERDEALVKALSDFRQQHGGTPSAATAALTEGKAQFRLGNHAAAQAAFGEFLKGAAQNDPLRVEAFEGQGYALEADGKYEDAIKAFEQMGTAGGPFLVGMGDYHKARMLILLGKKEEAAQVLSKLTTAQPNTAAARQAGERLAVLASEGVKVPAPEAPAAAPVPDAG, encoded by the coding sequence GTGGCCGGAACCACCAAGACCGAGAAGATTCGCCAGAAAGAGCTCAGCCAGCCGGACTCCTTCCAGAAGGTGGGCACCGAGGCGAGCGACTGGCTAGCGCAGCGCCAGAAGATCATCGGGCTCGCCGCGGGCGTGCTCATCCTGGGCGGCGTGGGCGTGGCCATCGCCAGCGAGGTGTCCAAGCGCGGCGAGGAGAAGGCCTCCATGGCCCTGGGCCAGGCGCTGACCGTGCTGAACCGGCCCGTGGAGGGCGTGCAGCCCGCGCAGCCCGGCGACACCGAGCCCGCCTTCAAGACGGTGAAGGAGCGAGACGAGGCCCTGGTGAAGGCGCTGTCCGACTTCCGCCAGCAGCACGGCGGCACCCCGTCCGCGGCGACGGCGGCCCTGACCGAGGGCAAGGCGCAGTTCCGGCTGGGCAACCACGCGGCGGCGCAGGCCGCCTTCGGTGAGTTCCTCAAGGGCGCGGCCCAGAACGATCCGCTCCGCGTGGAGGCCTTCGAGGGCCAGGGCTACGCGCTGGAGGCGGACGGCAAGTACGAGGACGCCATCAAGGCCTTCGAGCAGATGGGCACCGCAGGTGGCCCGTTCCTGGTGGGCATGGGCGACTACCACAAGGCCCGCATGCTCATCCTCCTGGGCAAGAAGGAAGAGGCGGCCCAGGTCCTGTCGAAGCTGACCACGGCGCAGCCGAACACGGCGGCGGCGCGTCAGGCGGGTGAGCGCCTGGCGGTGCTGGCGTCGGAAGGTGTGAAGGTTCCTGCCCCGGAGGCTCCGGCGGCTGCACCCGTTCCGGACGCGGGGTAG
- a CDS encoding PQQ-binding-like beta-propeller repeat protein, translating into MTKRLVSWKRWLGGTVAAGLLGGCSGVRYYGNPELPRPPSNTPLDYFSVNWWAPLAPPRTLEYGPRETATPAYDAASRTAVALTRDGFARGVGPDGQVKWEFKTANRFNAGPRVVDGVAYVPGGDGVLYALDAATGEEKWKYVAGEALATVPVVAEGLVLVASESDTLFAVKAADGQWAWQYRRDPPTGFTVRGASRPLVREGVAYVGFSDGFVVALSADDGGVTWERSLSGVGSEFLDVDSSPVMDANGQLYVTSYKTGIFALEAETGDMVWNSSVAGMTSLLVSGQVLFAAGDGRVDAYLAETGRLLWSHSLGERAGFAPVFAQGMLLVPTSNALLFLEPKTGRSRVAWNPGSGVTAPPFVAGRQLFVLSNGGYLYSLDLNGIDG; encoded by the coding sequence ATGACGAAGCGGCTCGTGAGCTGGAAGCGTTGGCTGGGTGGCACCGTGGCGGCGGGGCTTCTGGGCGGCTGCAGTGGCGTGCGGTACTACGGCAACCCGGAGCTGCCCCGGCCGCCGTCGAACACGCCACTGGATTACTTCTCCGTCAACTGGTGGGCGCCGCTCGCGCCGCCGCGGACGCTGGAGTACGGGCCTCGGGAGACGGCGACGCCGGCGTATGACGCCGCCAGCCGGACGGCGGTGGCCCTCACGCGGGACGGGTTCGCCCGGGGCGTGGGGCCGGATGGCCAGGTGAAGTGGGAGTTCAAGACGGCCAACCGCTTCAACGCGGGCCCCCGGGTGGTGGACGGCGTGGCCTACGTGCCCGGCGGTGACGGCGTGCTGTACGCGCTGGACGCCGCCACGGGCGAGGAGAAGTGGAAGTACGTGGCGGGCGAGGCGCTGGCGACGGTGCCCGTGGTCGCGGAGGGCCTGGTGCTGGTGGCCTCCGAGAGCGACACGCTCTTCGCCGTGAAGGCCGCGGATGGGCAGTGGGCCTGGCAGTACCGCCGGGATCCGCCCACCGGCTTCACCGTGCGAGGCGCGTCGCGGCCCCTGGTCCGTGAAGGCGTGGCCTACGTCGGTTTCTCCGACGGCTTCGTGGTGGCGCTCAGCGCCGATGACGGCGGCGTCACCTGGGAGCGCTCGCTGTCTGGCGTGGGCTCCGAGTTCCTGGACGTGGACAGCAGCCCGGTGATGGACGCCAACGGGCAGCTCTACGTCACGTCGTACAAGACGGGCATCTTCGCGCTCGAGGCGGAGACGGGCGACATGGTGTGGAACTCGTCCGTGGCGGGCATGACGTCGCTGCTGGTCAGCGGTCAGGTGCTCTTCGCCGCTGGTGACGGCCGGGTGGATGCCTACCTGGCGGAGACCGGGCGGCTCCTCTGGTCGCACTCCCTGGGGGAACGGGCGGGCTTCGCCCCGGTGTTCGCTCAGGGAATGCTGCTCGTGCCCACGTCCAACGCGCTGCTGTTCCTGGAGCCCAAGACGGGCCGCTCGCGCGTGGCCTGGAACCCCGGGAGCGGCGTCACCGCGCCGCCCTTCGTGGCGGGCCGGCAGCTCTTCGTGCTGTCGAACGGCGGCTACCTGTACTCCCTGGACCTGAACGGGATTGACGGGTGA
- a CDS encoding ABC transporter permease, giving the protein MTFLDSLAADVRFALRTFRRSPGFVAAAVLCLALGIGANAVIFSVVHGVLLRPLPYAEPERLVSLVEVRPQGYGGPVSWPTFWAWRQHSPFFTHLAAFTGGGVTLQAPDASERLEAVRGTSDFFAVHGVPPMLGRTFASNEDLPGQAPVAVLNERLWRARFGADPAVLGRSVDLDGLAHTVIGVMPASFDASTDVWLPLVAPPDASARTRSTVLTLRARLAPGVSRASAEARLKQVAANAALAQAEAHRDRSARVIPLDESQTKSWRTPLQVLLGAVSLVLLIACTNVANLLLARAGTRRRELAVRLALGAGRARVVQQLLVESLLLALLGGALAALLARWGLDALLALAPESLPRRQDIALDGTAFLFLLALSGVSGLAFGVLPALHASRLDVRGGLAAAGDGNTVPGFGRRLGASLVVVEVALSLVLLVGAGLLGRAFLHLLGTSPGLAPGQVLTLHLSIPDARFFNAGGLDEELPGRLLEPVLGAVRALPGVSAAGMTSVLPVQRAWNNARYRVEGAPALAPGDEPRAERRATSPGYFAAMGIPMRQGRDFTALDAAPDQPGVVIVNETLARRHFPAGDALGQRLHLGAAAFTIVGVVGDVRQAGLEREPLAEFHVPYGRPWGDDGLVLVARTSVPPETLLPAIREAIRRVDGTIPVHRALTMEQVIARSLAMRRLVLGLLGGFACLAVVLAAYGLYGVISLRVAQRTRELGVRMALGARPADVLRLVLGQGARMTAVGIGVGLGAAFLLSQVLASQLHGVSARDPWTFGGVAALLAAVALLACWVPARRATRMDPLQALRKD; this is encoded by the coding sequence ATGACCTTCCTCGATTCGCTCGCCGCGGATGTCCGCTTCGCGCTCCGCACCTTCCGCCGCTCGCCCGGCTTCGTCGCGGCGGCCGTGCTCTGCCTGGCGCTGGGCATCGGCGCCAACGCCGTCATCTTCAGCGTAGTCCACGGCGTCCTCCTCCGGCCGCTGCCGTATGCGGAGCCCGAGCGGCTGGTCAGCCTCGTGGAGGTCCGGCCCCAGGGCTATGGCGGCCCCGTGTCCTGGCCCACGTTCTGGGCCTGGCGCCAGCACAGCCCGTTCTTCACGCACCTGGCGGCCTTCACGGGCGGCGGCGTCACCCTCCAGGCCCCGGACGCCTCGGAGCGCCTCGAGGCCGTTCGCGGAACGTCGGACTTCTTCGCGGTTCACGGCGTGCCGCCCATGTTGGGCCGGACCTTCGCCTCGAACGAAGACCTGCCCGGCCAGGCGCCGGTCGCCGTCCTCAACGAGCGCCTCTGGCGAGCCCGCTTCGGCGCCGACCCTGCCGTCCTGGGCCGCTCCGTGGACCTGGATGGCCTGGCCCACACCGTCATTGGCGTGATGCCGGCCTCGTTTGACGCCTCCACCGACGTCTGGCTGCCCTTGGTGGCTCCGCCGGATGCCTCCGCCAGGACCCGGTCCACGGTGCTGACCCTCCGGGCCCGGCTGGCCCCTGGCGTCTCGCGGGCCTCCGCCGAGGCCCGGTTGAAGCAAGTCGCCGCGAACGCCGCGTTGGCCCAGGCGGAGGCCCACCGGGATCGCAGCGCCCGGGTCATTCCCCTGGATGAGAGCCAGACGAAGTCCTGGCGCACGCCGCTCCAGGTCCTGCTGGGCGCCGTGTCCCTGGTGCTGCTCATCGCGTGCACCAACGTCGCGAACCTCTTGCTGGCCCGCGCTGGCACCCGGCGGCGTGAGCTGGCGGTGCGTCTGGCCCTGGGCGCCGGCCGGGCCCGGGTCGTCCAGCAGCTCCTCGTCGAAAGCCTCCTCCTGGCCCTCCTGGGCGGCGCGCTGGCGGCGTTGCTCGCGCGCTGGGGCCTGGATGCGCTCCTGGCGCTCGCTCCGGAGAGCCTCCCCCGGCGTCAGGACATCGCGCTGGACGGCACGGCCTTCCTGTTCCTCCTGGCCCTCAGCGGCGTCAGCGGGCTGGCCTTCGGGGTGCTCCCAGCCCTCCATGCTTCCCGGCTGGACGTCCGTGGTGGGCTCGCCGCCGCGGGCGATGGCAACACGGTGCCGGGCTTTGGCCGCCGCCTGGGGGCCTCCCTGGTGGTCGTGGAGGTCGCCCTGTCGCTGGTGCTGCTCGTTGGCGCGGGGCTGCTCGGACGCGCCTTCCTGCACCTGCTGGGCACGTCTCCTGGGCTCGCCCCCGGTCAGGTGCTGACGCTGCACCTGTCCATCCCCGATGCCCGGTTCTTCAATGCCGGCGGCCTGGACGAGGAGCTGCCGGGACGGCTCCTGGAGCCGGTGTTGGGGGCGGTCCGCGCGCTCCCGGGCGTCTCCGCCGCGGGCATGACCTCCGTGCTCCCGGTCCAACGGGCCTGGAACAACGCCCGGTATCGCGTGGAAGGAGCGCCCGCTCTGGCGCCCGGCGACGAGCCCCGGGCCGAGCGCCGCGCCACCAGCCCCGGCTACTTCGCCGCCATGGGCATCCCCATGCGCCAAGGGCGCGATTTCACGGCCCTGGACGCCGCCCCGGACCAGCCCGGGGTGGTCATCGTCAACGAAACCCTGGCCCGCCGGCACTTCCCGGCGGGAGACGCCCTGGGCCAGCGGCTGCACCTCGGGGCTGCGGCGTTCACGATTGTCGGCGTCGTGGGGGACGTCCGCCAGGCGGGCCTGGAGCGCGAGCCGCTCGCCGAGTTCCACGTCCCCTACGGCCGGCCCTGGGGCGATGACGGGCTCGTCCTCGTGGCGCGGACCTCGGTGCCGCCGGAGACGCTGCTGCCGGCCATCCGGGAGGCCATTCGCCGCGTGGACGGCACCATTCCCGTCCACCGGGCGCTCACCATGGAACAGGTCATCGCGCGGTCGCTGGCGATGCGCCGGCTCGTCCTGGGGCTCCTTGGAGGCTTTGCCTGCCTCGCCGTCGTGCTCGCCGCGTATGGCCTCTACGGCGTCATTTCGCTCCGGGTGGCCCAGCGCACGCGGGAGCTCGGCGTCCGCATGGCCCTGGGCGCCCGGCCGGCGGACGTGCTCCGGCTGGTCCTGGGCCAGGGCGCGAGGATGACCGCGGTGGGGATTGGCGTGGGGCTGGGAGCGGCATTCCTCCTGTCCCAGGTGCTCGCCAGCCAGCTCCACGGCGTCAGCGCGAGGGACCCGTGGACCTTCGGGGGCGTGGCGGCGCTGCTCGCGGCCGTGGCGTTGCTCGCCTGCTGGGTCCCCGCCCGCCGGGCGACTCGGATGGACCCGCTGCAGGCGCTCCGGAAGGACTGA
- a CDS encoding (deoxy)nucleoside triphosphate pyrophosphohydrolase, translating into MTAPARRTVRVVAALIPRPEDGRQFLVQQRLPGGSRALLWEFPGGKVEAGETDEAALARECREELDVELAVGRRLWEGQHSYPDLTVELVLFLARIVSGEPRPLGAHTLAFHTPAQMQSLPFCEADLPLLDDLVAGRLGALD; encoded by the coding sequence GTGACGGCGCCGGCGCGCAGGACGGTCCGCGTGGTGGCGGCGCTGATTCCGCGGCCGGAGGATGGTCGTCAGTTCCTGGTGCAGCAGCGGCTCCCTGGTGGCAGCCGCGCCCTGCTGTGGGAGTTCCCCGGCGGCAAGGTGGAGGCCGGGGAGACGGACGAGGCCGCGCTGGCCCGGGAGTGCCGCGAGGAGCTGGACGTGGAGCTCGCCGTGGGACGGCGGCTCTGGGAGGGCCAGCACAGCTACCCGGACCTGACGGTGGAGCTGGTGCTGTTCCTGGCCCGGATCGTCTCGGGCGAGCCCCGGCCGCTGGGGGCCCACACGCTGGCGTTCCACACGCCGGCGCAGATGCAGTCACTGCCGTTCTGCGAGGCGGACCTCCCGCTGCTGGACGACCTGGTGGCGGGAAGGCTGGGCGCGCTCGATTGA
- the der gene encoding ribosome biogenesis GTPase Der, with protein sequence MKPLVAIVGRPNVGKSTLFNRLAGRRLALVQDEPGVTRDRHYADAEWEGRHFTFIDTGGFVPGDEDKLLQQVREQAQLAVDECDVIVFVTDARAGLTAADEAVASYLRKSGKPVVLAANKLDNTSGQMLSLAGEFYRLGLGDVQALSAEHGLGMQELFDAVVSKLPPKEEGEDAEAPPDDGIIRLAIIGRPNVGKSTLVNAILKEKRVVASEVAGTTRDPVDSELTYKDRKLLLTDTAGIRRKKSIAQRVEQFSVVAALKVMERSDVAVLLMDATEPAVDQDAKLAGLAEERGRALVIVVNKWDLVGVDQRRQETYRESLKYALKFVGYAPILFTSALTGSKVEKVVDVATELADQFRFRAPTPQLNRLLEHMVDNHPAPIVRGKPLRLYYIAQVAAAPPTFTITVNHPDGVPDMYKRYITNQLRKTFDLRVPIRLIFKGRPGQAKREARKRPQRQGKR encoded by the coding sequence ATGAAGCCCCTGGTCGCCATTGTCGGACGCCCCAACGTGGGCAAGAGCACGCTGTTCAACCGGCTCGCGGGCCGGCGCCTCGCGCTGGTGCAGGACGAGCCCGGCGTGACGCGGGATCGTCACTACGCGGACGCGGAGTGGGAGGGCCGCCACTTCACCTTCATCGACACCGGCGGCTTCGTGCCCGGTGACGAGGACAAGCTGCTCCAGCAGGTGCGGGAGCAGGCGCAGCTCGCCGTGGACGAGTGCGACGTCATCGTCTTCGTCACCGACGCCCGCGCGGGCCTCACCGCCGCGGACGAGGCGGTGGCCAGCTACCTGCGCAAGAGCGGCAAGCCGGTGGTGCTGGCCGCCAACAAGCTGGACAACACGTCCGGGCAGATGCTGTCCCTGGCCGGCGAGTTCTACCGCCTGGGCCTGGGGGACGTGCAGGCCCTGTCCGCCGAGCACGGCCTGGGCATGCAGGAGCTGTTCGACGCCGTCGTGTCCAAGCTGCCGCCCAAGGAGGAGGGCGAGGACGCCGAGGCGCCCCCGGACGACGGCATCATCCGCCTGGCCATCATCGGCCGGCCCAACGTGGGCAAGAGCACCCTGGTCAACGCCATCCTGAAGGAGAAGCGGGTGGTGGCCAGCGAGGTGGCGGGCACCACCCGCGACCCGGTGGACTCCGAGCTGACGTACAAGGACCGCAAGCTGCTGCTCACCGACACGGCGGGCATCCGGCGCAAGAAGTCCATTGCCCAGCGCGTGGAGCAGTTCTCCGTCGTCGCCGCGCTGAAGGTGATGGAGCGCAGCGACGTGGCGGTGCTGCTGATGGACGCCACGGAGCCGGCGGTGGACCAGGACGCCAAGCTGGCGGGCCTGGCGGAAGAGCGGGGCCGCGCCCTGGTCATCGTGGTGAACAAGTGGGACCTGGTGGGCGTGGACCAGCGGCGCCAGGAGACCTACCGCGAGTCCCTCAAGTACGCGCTCAAGTTCGTGGGCTACGCGCCCATCCTCTTCACGTCCGCGCTGACGGGCTCCAAGGTGGAGAAGGTGGTGGACGTGGCGACGGAGCTGGCGGACCAGTTCCGCTTCCGGGCGCCCACCCCGCAGCTCAACCGGCTGCTGGAGCACATGGTGGACAACCACCCGGCGCCCATCGTCCGGGGCAAGCCGCTGCGGCTGTACTACATCGCCCAGGTGGCGGCCGCGCCGCCGACCTTCACCATCACCGTGAACCATCCGGACGGCGTTCCGGACATGTACAAGCGGTACATCACCAACCAGCTGCGCAAGACGTTCGACCTGCGCGTGCCCATCCGGCTCATCTTCAAGGGCCGGCCCGGGCAGGCCAAGCGCGAGGCCCGCAAGCGGCCGCAGCGCCAGGGGAAGCGCTGA
- a CDS encoding DUF3014 domain-containing protein, whose amino-acid sequence MNDPTNPTPAEVAETPSSSKSKTLAVVLGLAGLALVASYFGLQRQATIPEEPPTTPTVPTEAAGATAAAPPVAAETSLPERDGEVRDLASRLSPDPELARWMNEKDLIRRFTGAVTSIAEGLSPRPMLGFLAPPGAFQVTQVDGTTVIDPASYTRYDAVARVIESIDAHSAASVFRELKPLIDQANAEIAPPGQTFNSSLSAAIQHLLKVPAQEGPVEVVPEGALYAYAAPELEDLSPAQKHLLRMGPENMKRIQAKLKELKTSLGLPVADR is encoded by the coding sequence ATGAACGACCCGACGAATCCAACGCCGGCCGAGGTTGCTGAGACCCCTTCGAGCTCCAAAAGCAAGACGCTGGCCGTCGTCCTGGGGCTGGCGGGCCTGGCGTTGGTGGCGTCGTATTTCGGGCTTCAGCGGCAGGCCACCATCCCAGAGGAGCCGCCCACGACGCCCACGGTTCCCACGGAGGCCGCGGGCGCGACGGCCGCGGCGCCGCCCGTGGCCGCGGAGACGTCGCTCCCGGAGCGGGATGGCGAGGTCCGCGACCTGGCGAGCCGGCTTTCGCCTGACCCCGAGCTGGCGCGTTGGATGAATGAGAAGGATTTGATTCGCCGCTTCACGGGCGCGGTCACCAGTATCGCGGAGGGCTTGAGCCCGCGCCCGATGCTGGGCTTCCTGGCGCCTCCGGGGGCTTTTCAAGTCACCCAGGTGGACGGCACGACGGTCATCGATCCCGCCAGCTACACGCGCTATGACGCCGTGGCCCGCGTGATTGAGTCCATTGACGCACACTCCGCGGCCAGCGTGTTCCGCGAGCTGAAGCCGCTGATTGACCAGGCCAACGCGGAGATCGCGCCGCCGGGCCAGACGTTCAACAGCTCCTTGAGCGCGGCCATCCAGCACTTGCTGAAGGTGCCGGCCCAGGAAGGTCCGGTGGAGGTGGTGCCGGAGGGCGCGCTGTATGCCTATGCGGCGCCAGAGCTGGAGGATTTGAGCCCCGCGCAGAAGCATCTGCTGCGCATGGGGCCGGAGAACATGAAGCGCATCCAGGCCAAGCTCAAGGAGCTGAAGACGTCGCTGGGCCTCCCCGTGGCGGACCGCTGA
- a CDS encoding ribonuclease H-like domain-containing protein yields MLQRTFQHIPGVGPWREKDLWSRGIRTWDDFPEAGQGVALNRKSDDVARARIAESKDALARRDLRKLAELLPSREHWRLYPEFQDDAVYFDIETDGREAQAPTVVSLFDSKGLHVFIQGRNLDALPEAMAARRLWVTFNGSCFDVPVLRDYFGPGRFPVPDAHIDLRFVTRRLGMGGGLKEIEGKIGAERPPHMKGVNGYDAVLLWRAYQRRGDVEALRFLVEYNLYDAFQLRTLMDVAYNRGADELNQDVTRLPVFERGDVLYDVSRIILELGPTERDLETLARVRAMEQDG; encoded by the coding sequence ATGCTGCAGCGGACGTTCCAGCACATCCCGGGCGTCGGTCCCTGGCGGGAGAAGGACCTGTGGTCCCGCGGCATCCGCACCTGGGATGACTTTCCGGAGGCCGGCCAGGGCGTGGCCCTGAACCGGAAGTCGGATGACGTGGCGCGGGCGCGCATCGCCGAGTCGAAGGACGCGCTGGCCCGGCGGGACTTGCGCAAGCTGGCGGAGTTGCTGCCGTCCCGGGAGCACTGGCGCCTGTATCCCGAGTTCCAGGACGACGCCGTCTACTTCGACATCGAGACGGATGGCCGGGAGGCCCAGGCGCCCACGGTGGTGAGCCTGTTCGATTCAAAGGGCCTTCACGTCTTCATCCAGGGCCGGAACCTGGACGCGCTGCCGGAGGCCATGGCCGCCCGGCGGCTGTGGGTGACGTTCAACGGCTCGTGCTTCGACGTGCCCGTCCTGCGTGACTACTTCGGTCCGGGGCGCTTTCCGGTGCCGGATGCGCACATCGACCTGCGGTTCGTGACGCGGCGTCTGGGCATGGGTGGCGGCCTGAAGGAAATCGAGGGGAAGATTGGCGCCGAGCGCCCGCCGCACATGAAGGGCGTGAATGGCTATGACGCCGTGCTGCTGTGGCGCGCGTACCAGCGCCGGGGGGACGTGGAGGCCCTCCGGTTCCTCGTCGAGTACAACCTCTACGACGCCTTCCAGCTCCGGACGCTGATGGACGTGGCGTACAACCGCGGCGCGGACGAGCTGAACCAGGACGTAACCCGGCTGCCGGTGTTCGAGCGCGGGGATGTGCTCTACGACGTCAGCCGCATCATCCTGGAGTTGGGGCCGACCGAGCGAGACCTGGAGACGCTGGCCCGTGTCCGGGCGATGGAGCAGGACGGCTGA